From a region of the Tenggerimyces flavus genome:
- a CDS encoding RloB family protein: MPIRRSRPRTLTRRAARRPERKTFVILCEGRTSEPDYLNGLKRLQHIRDNVSINIEIDPRHGDPLMLVRRAIERSKDDEVDQCWCVFDVEWPDNHPQLRRAVQLAERHGIQVAVSNPCFELWLILHFQDQTACLTTAEAERLSRDLDSRSGKSIDPAAYLDRRAEAARRARHAADWHGKNLTRFPDDNPSSTMYKLLAAIEPLQP; the protein is encoded by the coding sequence ATGCCAATTCGACGTTCCAGGCCGCGGACTCTCACCCGGCGAGCGGCCCGACGGCCCGAGCGCAAGACGTTCGTCATCCTCTGCGAAGGAAGGACCTCCGAGCCGGACTACCTCAACGGGCTCAAGCGCCTTCAGCACATTCGGGACAATGTGTCGATCAACATCGAGATCGATCCGCGCCACGGCGATCCCCTCATGCTGGTGAGGCGCGCGATCGAGCGCAGCAAGGACGACGAGGTCGACCAGTGCTGGTGCGTGTTCGACGTGGAGTGGCCGGACAACCATCCGCAGCTGCGGCGTGCCGTCCAGCTTGCCGAACGGCACGGTATCCAGGTCGCCGTCTCGAATCCGTGCTTCGAGCTCTGGCTGATCCTCCACTTCCAGGATCAGACCGCGTGCCTGACAACGGCCGAGGCAGAACGGCTGAGTCGCGACCTGGACAGCCGATCAGGCAAGTCCATCGATCCCGCCGCGTACCTCGACCGTCGAGCAGAAGCCGCACGACGTGCGCGACACGCTGCCGACTGGCATGGGAAGAACCTGACGCGTTTTCCCGACGACAACCCGTCGTCCACGATGTACAAGCTGCTCGCGGCGATCGAGCCCCTGCAGCCCTAG
- a CDS encoding polyprenyl synthetase family protein, protein MTIAGLPLPPVDAGLDARVRTSLEEVEKRLTASVASDTGFVTETASHLIVAGGKRFRPLLAVLAAEFGDPSAPEVIETAVVVELMHIATLYHDDVMDEAPLRRGAPSANTRWNNTVAILTGDYLFARVSEITTELGLPTVRIQARTLSRLVDGQLRETLGPAEGQDPLAHYLDVLSDKTGSLIATSARLGALHAGASPEIETVVTDFGEKIGIAFQLSDDVIDIASTSAETGKTPGTDLREGIATLPVLLARRSGSPSDAHLFSLLDGDLTDDAKHAEVLSLLRQHPAMAESRAFVQKWADDARATLTALPNLPASAALSALCDLVVSRTG, encoded by the coding sequence ATGACGATCGCCGGTCTTCCGCTGCCTCCCGTCGACGCGGGCCTGGACGCGCGCGTTCGTACCTCCCTGGAGGAGGTCGAGAAGCGGCTGACCGCGTCGGTGGCGTCGGACACGGGCTTTGTCACGGAGACGGCTTCGCACCTGATCGTGGCGGGTGGGAAGCGCTTCCGGCCCTTGCTCGCGGTGCTGGCCGCCGAGTTCGGCGACCCGTCCGCGCCCGAGGTGATCGAGACCGCGGTCGTGGTGGAGCTGATGCACATCGCGACGCTGTATCACGACGACGTGATGGACGAGGCGCCTCTCCGGCGTGGGGCGCCGTCGGCTAACACGCGGTGGAACAACACGGTCGCGATCCTGACTGGGGACTACCTCTTCGCGCGGGTGTCGGAGATCACGACCGAGCTGGGGTTGCCGACCGTCCGCATCCAGGCCCGTACGTTGTCGCGACTGGTGGACGGGCAGCTCCGGGAGACTCTCGGCCCCGCTGAGGGCCAAGACCCTTTGGCGCATTACCTCGACGTTCTCTCCGACAAGACGGGCTCGCTGATCGCCACGTCTGCTCGCCTGGGGGCCCTCCACGCCGGCGCGTCCCCTGAGATCGAAACCGTCGTCACCGACTTCGGCGAGAAGATCGGCATCGCGTTCCAACTGTCCGACGACGTGATCGACATCGCCTCGACCTCGGCAGAGACGGGCAAGACACCGGGCACGGACCTCCGCGAAGGCATCGCGACGTTGCCGGTGCTCTTGGCCCGCCGCTCCGGCTCCCCCTCCGACGCCCACCTCTTCTCCCTCCTGGACGGCGACCTCACCGACGACGCGAAGCACGCCGAAGTGCTGTCGTTGCTCCGCCAACACCCGGCCATGGCCGAGTCCCGAGCCTTCGTCCAGAAGTGGGCCGACGACGCCCGAGCCACCCTCACCGCCCTGCCCAACCTCCCCGCCAGCGCAGCCCTCAGCGCCCTCTGCGACCTGGTCGTCTCCCGCACCGGCTAG
- the nuoN gene encoding NADH-quinone oxidoreductase subunit NuoN: MPEFTAPTIEYGQIMPMLVVFGVAILGIILEAFLPRRIRYVVQVVLSLGALIVALVLTIRLAGAGSLVAEGTLAVDGFTLFLWGTILALAILSLLLIAERSVDGGVTAFAAQAAALPGTEAERETLARRLEQTEVFPLFLFAVGGMLMFPAANDLLTMFVALEVLSLPLYLLCGLARRRRLLSQESALKYFLLGAFSSGFFLYGAALLYGFAGSVSFSGLSAAVTSAVGLDGLLVAGIALVAVGLLFKIGAAPFHVWTPDVYQGAPTSITAFMAACTKIAAFGALMRLFYVGLGGARWDWQPMIWVVAILTMAVGAVLALTQSDIKRMLAYSSIAHAGFLLVGFVGVRDSIEASTSSVLFYLAAYGFATVGAFAVVTLVRDASGEATHLSRWAGLGRRSPLVAGVMTLFLLAFAGIPLTSGFMGKWAVFSAAWAGGAWPLVVVAVIASVVAAFFYVRIIVLMFFSEPAPEGPTVAVPSVFTSVAVAVGVAATVVLGLLPQPLFELASRAAQLVG; encoded by the coding sequence GTGCCTGAATTCACCGCTCCGACCATCGAGTACGGGCAGATCATGCCCATGCTCGTGGTCTTCGGCGTGGCCATCCTCGGCATTATCCTCGAGGCGTTCCTTCCGCGCCGGATCCGGTACGTCGTGCAGGTTGTGCTGTCGCTCGGCGCGCTGATTGTCGCGCTGGTGTTGACGATTCGCCTCGCGGGTGCGGGCAGCCTGGTAGCCGAGGGAACGCTCGCGGTCGACGGCTTCACGCTGTTCCTGTGGGGGACGATCCTCGCGCTGGCGATCCTGTCGCTGCTGCTGATCGCCGAACGTTCGGTCGACGGCGGTGTGACGGCATTCGCGGCTCAGGCCGCGGCGCTGCCGGGCACCGAGGCCGAGCGCGAGACGTTGGCGCGCCGCCTGGAGCAGACCGAGGTCTTCCCGCTGTTCCTGTTCGCGGTCGGCGGCATGCTGATGTTCCCGGCCGCCAACGACCTGTTGACGATGTTCGTCGCGCTCGAGGTGCTGTCGCTGCCGCTGTACCTGCTGTGCGGTCTCGCGCGGCGTCGCCGGCTGCTGTCGCAGGAGTCTGCGCTGAAGTACTTCCTGCTCGGTGCGTTCTCGTCGGGCTTCTTCCTGTACGGCGCCGCTTTGCTGTACGGCTTCGCCGGCTCGGTCTCGTTCTCCGGGCTGTCCGCGGCGGTGACGTCCGCGGTGGGTCTGGACGGGCTGCTCGTCGCCGGCATCGCGCTGGTGGCCGTCGGTCTGTTGTTCAAGATCGGCGCTGCGCCGTTCCACGTGTGGACGCCGGACGTCTACCAGGGTGCGCCGACCTCGATCACCGCGTTCATGGCGGCCTGCACGAAGATCGCCGCCTTCGGTGCGCTGATGCGGCTGTTCTACGTCGGCCTCGGTGGCGCGCGCTGGGACTGGCAGCCGATGATCTGGGTCGTCGCGATCCTGACGATGGCGGTCGGCGCGGTGCTGGCGCTGACGCAGTCGGACATCAAGCGGATGCTCGCGTACTCCTCGATCGCGCACGCCGGCTTCCTGCTCGTGGGCTTCGTCGGGGTGCGCGACTCGATCGAGGCCTCGACGTCGAGCGTGCTGTTCTACCTCGCGGCTTACGGCTTCGCGACCGTCGGCGCGTTCGCCGTCGTGACGCTGGTGCGGGACGCCTCGGGCGAGGCGACGCACCTGTCGCGCTGGGCCGGGCTGGGGCGGAGGTCGCCGTTGGTGGCCGGGGTGATGACGCTGTTCCTGCTGGCGTTCGCGGGCATCCCGCTGACCTCGGGCTTCATGGGGAAGTGGGCGGTGTTCTCCGCGGCCTGGGCGGGCGGCGCGTGGCCGTTGGTGGTCGTCGCGGTGATCGCTTCGGTGGTGGCGGCGTTCTTCTACGTGCGGATCATCGTGCTGATGTTCTTCTCCGAGCCGGCGCCCGAGGGCCCGACCGTCGCCGTACCGTCGGTGTTCACCTCGGTCGCGGTCGCTGTGGGCGTCGCGGCTACGGTGGTGTTGGGTCTGCTGCCGCAGCCGCTGTTCGAGCTGGCGTCACGGGCCGCCCAGCTCGTCGGCTAG
- a CDS encoding NADH-quinone oxidoreductase subunit M, which yields MNVALNGSIPWLTITALLPAVGAILLALVPSSNPRATKVLALVFSLVTLVLAALLVVGFDPAGAQGNNTFQFVEEHQWIPAFGVNYALGVDGIGLTLVVLTALLTPVVILASWNDAEDGKRSVKTFFALILVLETLSIGVFAATDVFLFYLLFEATLIPVYFLIGSYGGQGRSYAAVKFLIYSLVGGLLMLAAVVGLYAVSNAQTGGEPSFLLSALRDLNIDPGTQKWLFAGFFIAFAIKAPMFPVHTWLPDAAREATPGTAVLLVSILDKIGTFGMIRFCLQLFPEASQWATPFVIVLAVVSIIYGAILAIGQRDIKRLIAYTSISHFGVMVLGIFAMTSAAQTGSTLYMLNHGLSTAALFLVSGYFIKRRGSAQIGDFGGVDKVAPVLSGTFLFACLSGLSLPGLSTFVGEFLALSGTFARYQAPAIIATVAIILAALYMLILYQRTMTGPTQDSVKSMPDLKPRELVAIAPLIVLILGLGLFPKPATDLISPAVEETMKQVGVTDPAPRVPTASEEGAR from the coding sequence GTGAACGTCGCTCTCAACGGCTCGATCCCGTGGCTGACCATCACGGCTCTGCTGCCGGCGGTCGGGGCGATCCTGCTCGCCCTGGTCCCGAGCAGCAACCCCCGCGCGACGAAGGTGCTCGCGCTGGTGTTCTCGCTCGTGACGCTCGTGCTCGCGGCACTGCTGGTGGTCGGCTTCGATCCCGCCGGTGCCCAAGGAAATAACACTTTCCAGTTCGTCGAGGAGCACCAGTGGATCCCGGCGTTCGGGGTCAACTACGCGCTCGGTGTCGACGGCATCGGCCTCACGCTGGTCGTGCTGACCGCGCTGCTGACGCCGGTCGTGATCCTGGCCTCGTGGAACGACGCCGAGGACGGCAAGCGGAGCGTCAAGACGTTCTTCGCGCTGATCCTCGTGCTGGAGACGCTGTCGATCGGTGTGTTCGCGGCGACCGACGTCTTCTTGTTCTACCTGCTGTTCGAGGCCACGCTGATCCCGGTCTACTTCCTGATCGGCAGCTACGGCGGCCAGGGACGGTCGTACGCCGCGGTGAAGTTCCTCATCTACAGCCTCGTCGGCGGTCTGCTCATGCTGGCCGCGGTCGTCGGGCTGTACGCGGTGTCGAACGCGCAGACCGGTGGCGAGCCCTCGTTCCTGCTGAGCGCGCTGCGCGACCTGAACATCGACCCGGGCACGCAGAAGTGGTTGTTCGCCGGGTTCTTCATCGCGTTCGCGATCAAGGCGCCGATGTTCCCGGTGCACACGTGGCTGCCGGACGCCGCGCGCGAGGCGACGCCGGGCACCGCGGTGCTGCTGGTGTCGATCCTGGACAAGATCGGCACGTTCGGCATGATCCGCTTCTGCCTCCAGCTGTTCCCGGAGGCCTCGCAGTGGGCGACGCCGTTCGTCATCGTGCTGGCGGTGGTCAGCATCATCTACGGCGCGATCCTCGCGATCGGGCAACGCGACATCAAGCGGTTGATCGCGTACACGTCGATCTCCCACTTCGGCGTGATGGTGCTGGGCATCTTCGCGATGACCTCGGCCGCGCAGACCGGCTCGACGCTCTACATGCTCAACCACGGGCTGTCGACCGCGGCGCTGTTCCTGGTGTCGGGCTACTTCATCAAACGACGGGGCTCGGCGCAGATCGGCGACTTCGGCGGTGTCGACAAGGTCGCGCCGGTGCTGTCGGGCACGTTCCTGTTCGCCTGTCTCTCCGGGCTGTCGCTGCCGGGGTTGTCGACGTTCGTCGGTGAGTTCCTGGCGCTGTCGGGGACGTTCGCGCGCTACCAGGCGCCGGCGATCATCGCGACCGTGGCGATCATCCTGGCCGCTCTGTACATGCTGATCCTGTACCAACGCACGATGACCGGACCGACGCAGGACTCGGTGAAGTCGATGCCGGATCTCAAGCCGCGTGAGCTGGTCGCCATCGCCCCGCTCATCGTGCTGATCCTCGGGCTCGGCCTGTTCCCGAAGCCCGCCACCGACCTCATCAGCCCAGCGGTCGAGGAGACCATGAAGCAGGTGGGCGTGACCGATCCGGCGCCGCGCGTTCCCACGGCCTCTGAAGAAGGTGCGAGGTAG
- the nuoL gene encoding NADH-quinone oxidoreductase subunit L — MTGTVLLAATEQHAAGAADGVFALLWLVIALPALSAIVLLLGGRAVRSWGHLLGCVTPITSFVLAAFMFFSMLGRGAEERAVSQHLFDWVSLPSFDISVNLLLDPLSICFVLLITGVGSIIHVYSIGYMEHDERRTRFFGYLNLFITAMLLLVLADNYLILFIGWEGVGLASYLLIGFWQHKHSAATAAKKAFVVNRVGDFGLAVGVMLMLATFGSSAFSAVFGGVTEAGTATATALGFLLLLGACGKSAQFPLQSWLLDAMEGPTPVSALIHAATMVTAGVYLVVRSSAIFDAAPVARTAVAVIGTITLLMGAIIGCAKDDIKKALAGSTMSQIGYMMLAAGLGPVGAAFAIFHLLTHGFFKANMFLGAGSVMHGMHDEVNMRRYGGLRKLMPVTFATFAIGYLAIIGIPPFAGFWSKDKIIEAAFSQSIWYGLCALLGAGVTAFYMTRLMIMTYTSEKRWAENVEPHESPSVMTIPLILLAILSAAGGFLLLGNGIVHWLEPVVGEEHAEPPLSILVMTILTLLVVIIGVAIAYFFYQRQQISAETPQRVSPITTLARRDLYGDAFNEVVLMRPGQELTKGLVVFDNKGVDGFVNGLAAFIAGSSGRLRRLQTGFVRSYALGIFGGAALVVAAMVLVRLS, encoded by the coding sequence ATGACAGGCACTGTCCTCCTCGCGGCGACAGAGCAGCACGCCGCCGGCGCCGCCGACGGCGTGTTCGCCCTGCTGTGGTTGGTGATCGCCCTCCCCGCGCTGTCCGCGATCGTGCTGCTCCTGGGCGGCCGCGCGGTACGGTCGTGGGGCCATCTGCTGGGCTGCGTCACCCCGATCACGTCGTTCGTGCTCGCGGCGTTCATGTTCTTCTCGATGCTCGGCCGGGGCGCTGAGGAGCGTGCGGTCAGCCAGCACCTGTTCGACTGGGTGTCGCTGCCGTCGTTCGACATCTCGGTCAACCTGCTGCTCGACCCGCTGTCGATCTGCTTCGTCCTGCTGATCACCGGCGTGGGCAGCATCATCCACGTCTACTCCATCGGCTACATGGAGCACGACGAGCGGCGGACGAGGTTCTTCGGCTACCTCAACCTGTTCATCACCGCGATGCTGCTGCTGGTGCTGGCCGACAACTACCTGATCCTGTTCATCGGCTGGGAGGGCGTCGGTCTGGCGTCGTACCTGCTGATCGGGTTCTGGCAGCACAAGCACTCGGCGGCGACCGCGGCGAAGAAGGCGTTCGTCGTGAACCGGGTCGGTGACTTCGGCCTCGCGGTCGGCGTGATGCTGATGCTGGCGACGTTCGGCTCCTCGGCGTTCTCCGCGGTGTTCGGCGGCGTCACGGAGGCCGGTACGGCGACCGCCACCGCGCTCGGGTTCCTGCTCCTGCTCGGCGCCTGCGGCAAGTCGGCGCAGTTCCCCTTGCAGTCCTGGCTGTTGGACGCGATGGAAGGCCCGACCCCAGTCTCCGCGCTGATCCACGCCGCGACGATGGTGACCGCCGGCGTCTACCTGGTGGTCCGGTCGTCGGCGATCTTCGACGCGGCCCCGGTCGCGCGGACGGCGGTCGCGGTCATCGGCACGATCACGCTGCTGATGGGTGCGATCATCGGTTGCGCGAAGGACGACATCAAGAAAGCCCTCGCTGGTTCGACGATGAGCCAGATCGGCTACATGATGCTCGCCGCGGGGCTCGGCCCGGTCGGTGCGGCGTTCGCGATCTTCCACCTGCTCACGCACGGCTTCTTCAAGGCCAACATGTTCCTCGGCGCCGGCTCGGTGATGCACGGCATGCATGACGAGGTCAACATGCGCCGCTACGGCGGGCTGCGGAAGTTGATGCCGGTGACGTTCGCGACGTTCGCGATCGGCTACCTCGCGATCATCGGCATCCCGCCGTTCGCCGGGTTCTGGAGCAAGGACAAGATCATCGAGGCCGCGTTCTCGCAGAGCATCTGGTACGGGCTCTGCGCGCTGCTCGGCGCCGGTGTGACCGCGTTCTACATGACCCGGTTGATGATCATGACCTACACCAGCGAGAAGCGCTGGGCGGAGAACGTCGAGCCGCACGAGTCGCCTTCGGTGATGACGATTCCGCTGATCCTGCTGGCGATCCTTTCCGCGGCGGGCGGGTTCCTGCTGCTGGGCAACGGGATCGTGCACTGGCTCGAGCCGGTCGTCGGCGAGGAGCACGCCGAGCCGCCGCTGTCGATCCTGGTGATGACGATCCTGACGCTGTTGGTCGTGATCATCGGCGTCGCGATTGCGTACTTCTTCTACCAGCGTCAGCAGATCTCGGCCGAGACGCCGCAGCGGGTCTCGCCGATCACGACGCTGGCGCGCCGCGATCTGTACGGTGACGCGTTCAACGAGGTCGTGCTGATGCGTCCCGGCCAGGAGCTCACCAAGGGCCTGGTGGTGTTCGACAACAAGGGTGTCGACGGATTCGTCAACGGGCTCGCGGCGTTCATCGCTGGCTCGTCCGGCCGGCTGCGGCGACTGCAGACCGGCTTCGTTCGCTCGTACGCGTTAGGCATCTTCGGGGGCGCGGCCCTCGTCGTCGCAGCGATGGTGTTGGTGAGGCTCTCGTGA
- the nuoK gene encoding NADH-quinone oxidoreductase subunit NuoK: MSTTPYIVLSALLFTIGALGVLIRRNAIVVFMCVELMLNAANLAFVSFARQVGNLEGQVVAFFVMVVAAAEVVVGLAIIVTIFRTRRSASVDDASLLKY, encoded by the coding sequence GTGAGCACGACGCCGTACATCGTCTTGTCGGCGTTGCTCTTCACGATCGGCGCCCTGGGCGTTCTGATCCGTCGGAACGCCATCGTGGTCTTCATGTGTGTCGAGCTGATGCTGAACGCCGCGAACCTCGCGTTCGTCTCGTTCGCGCGCCAGGTCGGCAATCTCGAAGGGCAGGTCGTGGCCTTCTTCGTGATGGTCGTCGCCGCGGCTGAGGTCGTGGTGGGCCTGGCGATCATCGTGACCATCTTCCGGACTCGTCGGTCGGCCTCCGTCGACGACGCGAGCTTGCTCAAGTACTGA
- a CDS encoding NADH-quinone oxidoreductase subunit J — MWGSGTTRQRVAHQNPTVDVRHQFVERRAGLMAFTFWVFGPLSVLAAFGLVLGKKAVHCALMLAGVMMCLAILYASQDAPFLFAVQIVVYTGAVLMLFLFVLMLVGVDSSDSLVETIRGQRWLAITGAVLFGILLLVGISQITLLVPTGLDAAQPNGNVPALAQLLFSKYVFAFEVTSALLITAAVGAMVLAHRERLGKKVTQKDYIEQRMKEYAEDGKHPGQATPPGVFARHNAVDTPALLPDGSPAPGSVSRVLVARGNIRAPEQYSKDINVVERNIAGDEGGESA, encoded by the coding sequence CTGTGGGGTTCTGGCACGACACGCCAGCGTGTCGCGCACCAGAACCCCACAGTTGACGTCCGCCACCAGTTCGTCGAGAGGAGGGCGGGTCTGATGGCGTTCACGTTCTGGGTCTTCGGCCCGCTGTCCGTGCTCGCCGCGTTCGGCCTGGTGCTCGGCAAGAAGGCCGTGCACTGCGCGCTGATGCTCGCGGGCGTGATGATGTGCCTCGCGATCCTGTACGCGAGCCAGGACGCACCGTTCCTGTTCGCGGTCCAGATCGTCGTCTACACCGGCGCCGTGCTGATGCTGTTCCTGTTCGTCCTCATGCTGGTCGGCGTCGACTCGTCCGACTCGCTGGTGGAGACGATCCGCGGGCAGCGCTGGCTCGCGATCACCGGTGCCGTGCTGTTCGGCATCCTGCTGCTGGTCGGCATCAGCCAGATCACGCTGCTGGTCCCGACCGGGCTCGACGCGGCGCAGCCGAACGGCAACGTGCCGGCGCTCGCGCAGCTGCTGTTCTCCAAGTACGTCTTCGCGTTCGAGGTCACCAGCGCGCTGCTGATCACCGCGGCGGTCGGTGCGATGGTCCTCGCCCACCGCGAGCGGCTCGGCAAGAAGGTCACGCAGAAGGACTACATCGAGCAGCGGATGAAGGAGTACGCCGAGGACGGGAAGCACCCCGGCCAGGCGACCCCGCCCGGTGTGTTCGCCCGCCACAACGCGGTCGACACCCCGGCGCTGCTGCCCGACGGCAGTCCCGCACCAGGTTCGGTCTCGCGGGTGCTGGTCGCCCGCGGCAACATCCGTGCGCCAGAGCAGTACAGCAAGGACATCAACGTGGTCGAGCGAAACATCGCGGGTGACGAAGGAGGTGAGTCGGCGTGA
- the nuoI gene encoding NADH-quinone oxidoreductase subunit NuoI — MASLKEQLWDPIAGFGVTFKTMFRKTFTEQYPFEKKPTAPRFHGRHQLNRHPDGLEKCIGCELCAWACPADAIYVEGADNAEGDRFSPGERYGSVYQINYLRCILCGLCIEACPTRALTMTNEYELADDDRGRLIYEKKDLLAPLLPGMEEPPHPMRLGDNEKAYYLGAGIPVGRPEQSANPAATSEAAS; from the coding sequence GTGGCTAGCCTCAAAGAACAACTCTGGGACCCCATCGCGGGTTTCGGGGTCACGTTCAAGACGATGTTCCGGAAGACGTTCACCGAGCAGTACCCGTTCGAGAAGAAGCCGACCGCGCCACGCTTCCACGGCCGGCACCAGCTCAACCGGCACCCAGACGGGCTGGAGAAGTGCATCGGTTGTGAGCTCTGTGCCTGGGCATGTCCGGCGGACGCGATCTACGTCGAGGGCGCCGACAACGCCGAAGGCGACCGCTTCTCTCCGGGCGAGCGCTACGGGAGCGTCTACCAGATCAACTACCTGCGCTGCATCCTCTGCGGGCTCTGCATCGAGGCGTGCCCGACGCGGGCGCTCACGATGACGAACGAGTACGAGCTCGCCGACGACGACCGCGGCCGGTTGATCTACGAGAAGAAGGACCTGCTGGCGCCGTTGCTCCCCGGCATGGAGGAGCCCCCGCACCCGATGCGGCTCGGCGACAACGAGAAGGCCTACTACCTCGGCGCGGGCATCCCGGTCGGTCGGCCGGAGCAGTCCGCCAACCCGGCAGCCACCAGCGAGGCGGCCTCATGA
- the nuoH gene encoding NADH-quinone oxidoreductase subunit NuoH has protein sequence MIATAATTIPYAAEELAAFGRDPWWIVVIKALGVFVLLMLFAIFNIWFERRVLGKMQHRIGPNVHGPFGLLQSLADGIKLSLKEEILPKGVDKAVFFIAPMISATMAFVAFSVIPLGPEVSIFGHRTPLQLTDLPVGVLFVLAIGSLGIYGIVLGGWASGSTYPLLGGLRSSAQMISYEVAMGLALVSVFLYSGAMSTSGIVAAQASGGTANIFGVTIELPSWYAIVLLPSFLIYVVSMIGETNRAPFDLPEAEGELVAGYMTEYSSMKYLLYFLAEYTNMVTVSALATTLFLGGWRAPWPISMWDGANEGWIPVIWFLGKVLLCMFFFIWVRATLPRMRYDQFMKLGWKFLIPGALIWTVFVATARAMLNADLRFQFFVGVAAILVVVLIGSIVWEFVTGRDKESEVEPTEFDPFSGGYPVPPMPGQTLPRLQPVTVPAEAEAVEEPSETPSADPSQEDSRG, from the coding sequence ATGATCGCCACCGCCGCGACGACGATCCCGTACGCCGCCGAGGAGCTCGCCGCGTTCGGGCGGGACCCGTGGTGGATCGTCGTCATCAAGGCGCTCGGTGTCTTCGTCCTGCTGATGCTGTTCGCGATCTTCAACATCTGGTTCGAGCGCCGCGTGCTCGGCAAGATGCAGCACCGCATCGGCCCGAACGTGCACGGCCCGTTCGGTCTGCTGCAGAGCCTCGCGGACGGGATCAAGCTGTCCCTGAAGGAGGAGATCCTCCCCAAGGGCGTCGACAAGGCCGTGTTCTTCATCGCGCCGATGATCTCCGCGACGATGGCGTTCGTCGCGTTCTCGGTGATCCCGCTCGGCCCCGAGGTCAGCATCTTCGGGCACCGTACGCCGCTGCAGCTCACCGACCTTCCGGTCGGCGTGCTGTTTGTGCTAGCGATCGGCTCGCTCGGCATCTACGGAATCGTCTTGGGTGGTTGGGCTTCCGGCTCGACGTACCCGCTGCTCGGTGGGCTTCGCTCGTCGGCACAGATGATCTCGTACGAGGTCGCGATGGGCCTCGCGCTTGTCTCGGTGTTCCTCTACTCCGGCGCGATGTCGACGTCCGGCATCGTGGCGGCGCAGGCGAGCGGCGGTACGGCGAACATCTTCGGCGTCACGATCGAGCTGCCGAGCTGGTACGCGATCGTGCTGTTGCCCTCGTTCCTCATCTACGTCGTCTCGATGATCGGTGAGACCAACCGGGCGCCGTTCGACCTGCCCGAGGCCGAAGGCGAGCTCGTCGCCGGCTACATGACCGAGTACTCCTCGATGAAGTACCTGCTGTACTTCCTCGCCGAGTACACCAACATGGTCACGGTCTCCGCGCTCGCGACCACGCTGTTCCTCGGCGGCTGGCGCGCGCCGTGGCCGATCTCCATGTGGGACGGGGCGAACGAGGGCTGGATCCCGGTGATCTGGTTCCTCGGCAAGGTCCTGCTCTGCATGTTCTTCTTCATCTGGGTCCGCGCGACACTGCCGCGGATGCGCTACGACCAGTTCATGAAGCTCGGCTGGAAGTTCCTGATCCCGGGTGCGCTGATCTGGACGGTCTTCGTCGCGACCGCGCGGGCGATGCTCAACGCGGACCTGCGGTTCCAGTTCTTCGTGGGTGTCGCCGCGATCCTCGTCGTCGTGCTGATCGGCTCGATCGTCTGGGAGTTCGTGACCGGCCGCGACAAGGAGTCCGAGGTGGAGCCGACCGAGTTCGACCCGTTCTCGGGCGGCTACCCTGTCCCGCCGATGCCCGGGCAGACGTTGCCGCGGCTCCAGCCGGTCACGGTGCCGGCGGAAGCGGAAGCCGTGGAAGAGCCGAGTGAGACCCCGAGTGCTGACCCGAGTCAGGAGGACTCCCGTGGCTAG